AAGCCACCAAAAATACTTGCCGGGGGAACGCGGTGTTTCTTATCGAGCATGTCATAAGAGGAAAAACTCACCTGATTTTTGATCGAAGGCACAATGCTGAAGTTCTCGCCGGCTGGGGAAAAATACTTGTCGATCAAGCGGGTTTGTACGTTTCCGATGCTGTCCCGGGAATAGGTGGCCCTGGTGGCGTCGGCCAATATCCGTTCGTCGATATCGGTGGCGAAGATATGCAGATTCATCGCCAATTGATCTTTCTCCAGCAGTTCATTGATGAGAATCGCTACCGAATAGGGTTCTTCACCCGTGGCGCAGCCTGCCGACCAGATGCGCAGCGAACGATCCTGGTCGCGGATCTTTTCCTGGATGATCGCTGGTAAAATCCTGCCGGCCAGCAGCTCAAAGGTCAGAGGGTCGCGAAAGAACCGGCTGACATTGATGGTAATTGCGCTGAGGAGTTTGTCGGCTTCCTCGCTGCTATTTTTAATAAAGACCAGATACTCGGCATAATCGCGGCAAAGGGTTGCGCTCAGGCGGAGGCTGATACGTCGCTCTAGCATGGCCGGGCGGCATCCGGAGAAATCAAGGCCCCGCTGTTCCAGCAAATACTCGAGAATGGGCAGCAGCCCGTCGGGTATTTTCTGCATCACTTTGCTCCCCTCATATTGCCATAACCGTTGTATTGTTGCCTCTTTACTGTGGCCTCGTAAAGGAGAAGAACCATCATCTGTCTGCAGCCGAGGACAATTGTCTGCCGCTACAAGGGCATACGTTTCGTTTGAGCAGGCCAGTTGCTCAACTCATTTTAATTAAACCAGCTTTCTCTCCCTTTAGACAATGAAGAAACAACCCGGGGATATTGATTTTCGTGGAGATACCGGGAAACAGGCGAGGTACGAAGGTGAATATGGCAGAGCCGTCTGATTGCTTTTAAGAAAATTCGTCGTTGCCTTGACACCTCCAGCTGTTTCGTCGCATGATTGACCTGTGTTGAACTTGATACTGAAATGCATGGAGGAAACCTCCGTCAACGGTTTCGAAGGGATCTTGTGCACCCTTTGTGCCGATGGAAGAGCAAGGACCGGTCATGGTAATAGCAAAACTTTTAGTTGTAGATGATGAACCGGAAATGCTCGATTTGTACCGGCGGCGGTTGTCGCGGCTGTCTTATCAGGTATTCATCTCGTCGTCTGGGATAAATGCCCTGGAAATACTGCAGCGCGAAGATATTGACGTGCTCATCACCGACTTCAAGATGCCGGGTATGGACGGTTATGAAATCGTTTCCCGGGCAACCAGGCTCTATCCCAAGTTGCAGTGTATTGTCGTTACCGGCTATACCGATATTAAAACGGCAATCAATACCATGGGCGCCGGGGCCTTTAATTACCTGCAGAAGCCGGTTGATTACAACGAACTGGCAATGGTCATTGAAAAGGCCCTGGAGAAGAGGCGATTGCTCCAGGAGGTGCAAAACAAGCAAGAGCAATTGGAGGCCTACCACAATCATCTGGAAGAACTGGTGGAAAGGCGGACCGCTGCACTTAGCGAGGCCAACCGGCAGCTGCAGAAAGAGATCGAGGAAAGACGGCTTTTGGAGAATTCATTGCGTGAGGCGAAGGTTCTGGCCGAGAACGCCAATAAGGCGAAGAGCGAGTTTCTGGCCAATATGAGCCATGAAATCCGCACGCCCATGACCAGTGCCATCGGCCTTTTGAATCTGGTCCTGGACACGGAGCTCCTCCCCAAGCAAAAGGCCTATCTGGAGATGGCCCGGGTGTCAACCGTGGTCATGCACAACCTGCTCAGCGATATCCTCGACCTCTCGAAAATTGAGGCGGGCAGGCTGCATCTGGAGAAAATTGCCTTCGATCCCCGCACGGTCATTCTCTCGGTCGTTGATCTGCAGCATTTTCAGGCCGAGGAAAAGGCCATACGACTTTCCAGCGATATCTCTCTCGATGTGCCGCATGGCGTAATCGGCGATCCGAATCGCCTGCGACAGATACTTTTAAACCTGGTGTCGAATGCCATTAAGTTCACCCAATACGGCGAGGTGGTGCTGACCTGCCGGCGAAGCGATGCGAAGGTGACCGCCGATGACCAACTGGTGAACCTCCACTTCTCCGTCCGGGACACCGGTATCGGCGTCGATAAGGATAAGATTTCGTTGATATTTGATGCATTTACCCAGGCCGACAGCTCAACCACCCGCAAGTACGGCGGGGTGGGACTTGGTTTGAACATCTGCAGCAAGCTGGTGCATATGATGGACGGCCGGATTTGGGTCGAGAGTGAACCCGGGCAGGGAAGCACCTTTCATTTTACTTGCTTGTTTAGCGCCGAAGTAGCCAAGGATGCAAAAGACGATGAACCGGGCGAGAGCATTGATTCGTTCTCCGCCACGTCACGGGAGGAAGAGGCCGGGACGGTGCTGGTGGTGGAGGACGATCAAACGAACCAGTGGGTTATCCACGAAATCCTCACCCATGAGGGATATGCGGTCATTAACGTCGCCGATGGGGATGCCGCCCTCAAAGAGTGTGCCGCCAGGTCTTTTGACCTGATGATGCTTGATCTG
This DNA window, taken from Desulforhopalus sp., encodes the following:
- a CDS encoding protein-glutamate O-methyltransferase CheR; amino-acid sequence: MQKIPDGLLPILEYLLEQRGLDFSGCRPAMLERRISLRLSATLCRDYAEYLVFIKNSSEEADKLLSAITINVSRFFRDPLTFELLAGRILPAIIQEKIRDQDRSLRIWSAGCATGEEPYSVAILINELLEKDQLAMNLHIFATDIDERILADATRATYSRDSIGNVQTRLIDKYFSPAGENFSIVPSIKNQVSFSSYDMLDKKHRVPPASIFGGFDLVLCRNLLIYFNSDYQEIIFAKLHNALAAKGYLVLGDTEAPSIAYQKHFSRLLNFSPIYRKI
- a CDS encoding response regulator, which produces MVIAKLLVVDDEPEMLDLYRRRLSRLSYQVFISSSGINALEILQREDIDVLITDFKMPGMDGYEIVSRATRLYPKLQCIVVTGYTDIKTAINTMGAGAFNYLQKPVDYNELAMVIEKALEKRRLLQEVQNKQEQLEAYHNHLEELVERRTAALSEANRQLQKEIEERRLLENSLREAKVLAENANKAKSEFLANMSHEIRTPMTSAIGLLNLVLDTELLPKQKAYLEMARVSTVVMHNLLSDILDLSKIEAGRLHLEKIAFDPRTVILSVVDLQHFQAEEKAIRLSSDISLDVPHGVIGDPNRLRQILLNLVSNAIKFTQYGEVVLTCRRSDAKVTADDQLVNLHFSVRDTGIGVDKDKISLIFDAFTQADSSTTRKYGGVGLGLNICSKLVHMMDGRIWVESEPGQGSTFHFTCLFSAEVAKDAKDDEPGESIDSFSATSREEEAGTVLVVEDDQTNQWVIHEILTHEGYAVINVADGDAALKECAARSFDLMMLDLKLPGMDGYEVVRQIRRREDLAGVSKENRLPIIALTGMASEDERVRCLQAGMNDFLAKPFVVLDFIAKAKRLIRSGRSGKVQQTRERGKNLADTSILSTEIFNETDALHKAAGDRGLMLERIRAFVRDTPEKIDLLRKGAAREGKGPLLQQEVHSLKEKAMEIGGTNIADELFGILMQIRNNEEDMDISSEIDRLAHEFRRFEEEMRVQQLLQSSGAVSG